One window of Rasiella rasia genomic DNA carries:
- a CDS encoding S9 family peptidase — protein MKSLPRTSLLVLFVLALTTATAQKKEFTLEDIWGGTFRTERLDALRSLNNGTEYAVLNYSRQLNASTVDVYDYKSGEKVRTLVSSADLPGINFIISYELSKDESKLLLATQLKQIYRRSSVGTYYVYDLKSKQLTMVSDKQIQEPTFSNDGSKIAFGYENNLYIKDLKSGVEKQITSDGKKNSIINGITDWVYEEEFAFVRAFDWNKDGSKIAYVRFDETDVPRFSMDVYGEDLYPSQQVFKYPKAGDPNAKVSLHVYDLNSNTTNEVDLASFNSYYIPRIQWTNDANLLSVQLTNRKQNVIDLVFVDAKKNSSTLILKEKDDAYVDVTDNLTFLNNNSFIWTSEKDGWNHIYHYDKSGKLIAQVTKGPWEVTNYYGFDQKTGRIYYQSTENGSTNRDVYSVLKSGENKARLSQGTGTNSAAFSKDFTYYINTFHNTETPYEFTLHKAIDGTLIREIKNNNALKEQIAGYNTSKKEFGTLKVNGEELNMYIIKPANFDASKQYPLFMYQYSGPGSQSVKNSWGGANDYWHQMLAQQGYVIACVDGRGTGLKGRDFKKMTQKELGKYEVEDQIAAAKQLGALPYIDSDRVGIWGWSYGGFMSSNCLFQGADTFSMAIAVAPVTSWRFYDTIYTERYMTTPQENASGYDNNSPINHVDKLEGKFLLVHGSADDNVHVQNTMRLIEALVQANKQFDWRVYPDKNHGIYGGNTRLHLYTLMTDFIKNNL, from the coding sequence TTGAAATCACTTCCTCGTACCTCCTTGCTTGTATTGTTTGTGTTGGCATTAACTACAGCAACCGCTCAAAAAAAAGAATTTACTCTAGAAGATATATGGGGTGGCACTTTTAGGACCGAACGCCTAGATGCACTAAGGTCGTTGAATAATGGTACTGAATATGCTGTCTTAAATTATAGCCGTCAATTAAACGCATCTACCGTAGATGTTTACGACTATAAAAGCGGTGAAAAAGTGAGAACTCTGGTGAGCTCTGCAGATTTACCAGGTATTAACTTTATCATCTCTTACGAATTAAGCAAAGATGAATCGAAATTGCTTTTAGCTACACAGTTAAAGCAAATTTATCGTCGCTCCTCTGTTGGTACGTATTACGTATACGACTTGAAGTCGAAACAGCTTACCATGGTTTCGGATAAGCAAATACAAGAGCCAACATTTAGTAATGATGGGTCTAAGATTGCATTTGGCTATGAAAACAACCTCTACATTAAAGATTTAAAAAGCGGAGTAGAAAAGCAGATTACCAGTGATGGTAAAAAGAACAGTATAATTAATGGAATAACAGACTGGGTATATGAAGAAGAATTTGCCTTTGTTCGTGCATTCGATTGGAATAAAGATGGTTCAAAAATAGCATATGTTAGGTTTGATGAAACTGATGTCCCGCGTTTTTCTATGGATGTTTATGGAGAAGACCTATATCCTAGTCAGCAGGTTTTTAAATACCCTAAAGCGGGCGATCCAAATGCTAAGGTTTCGTTACATGTATACGATTTAAACTCAAATACTACAAACGAAGTAGATTTAGCTAGTTTTAATAGTTATTACATTCCGCGTATACAATGGACCAACGATGCAAATTTATTGAGTGTACAGCTAACAAACAGAAAACAAAATGTAATTGACTTGGTTTTTGTTGATGCTAAGAAAAATAGCTCGACGCTCATTTTGAAAGAGAAAGATGATGCCTATGTTGATGTCACAGACAATCTTACTTTTCTTAACAACAACAGTTTTATATGGACCAGTGAGAAAGATGGTTGGAACCATATTTACCATTACGACAAATCTGGAAAACTTATCGCACAAGTAACGAAGGGGCCATGGGAGGTGACCAACTATTATGGTTTTGACCAAAAAACAGGACGTATTTATTACCAGAGTACCGAAAATGGAAGTACAAACAGAGATGTGTACTCAGTACTAAAAAGTGGTGAGAACAAAGCGCGTCTTTCGCAAGGAACGGGTACAAATAGTGCCGCTTTCAGCAAAGATTTTACGTACTACATTAATACATTTCACAATACTGAAACTCCCTATGAATTTACACTACACAAAGCAATTGATGGCACGCTAATACGTGAAATTAAGAACAACAATGCTCTAAAGGAACAAATAGCAGGTTACAATACTTCAAAGAAAGAATTTGGGACTTTAAAAGTAAATGGCGAGGAGTTAAACATGTACATAATAAAACCGGCAAATTTTGATGCAAGTAAGCAATACCCGTTATTTATGTACCAGTATTCTGGGCCTGGCTCGCAGAGTGTTAAAAATTCGTGGGGCGGTGCTAATGACTACTGGCACCAAATGCTTGCACAGCAAGGATATGTTATAGCATGTGTAGATGGTCGGGGTACAGGACTAAAAGGTCGTGACTTTAAAAAGATGACTCAGAAAGAACTCGGAAAGTACGAAGTTGAAGATCAAATTGCTGCGGCAAAACAATTGGGTGCGCTTCCATATATAGATAGTGACCGTGTGGGTATTTGGGGATGGAGTTACGGAGGCTTTATGTCTAGTAATTGCTTGTTTCAAGGAGCCGACACTTTCTCTATGGCCATTGCGGTGGCTCCAGTGACTAGCTGGCGCTTCTATGATACTATATATACAGAACGCTATATGACCACGCCACAAGAGAATGCTTCTGGCTACGACAATAACTCACCTATTAACCATGTAGACAAATTAGAAGGAAAGTTTCTACTAGTACATGGTAGTGCAGACGATAATGTACATGTGCAAAACACCATGCGTCTTATAGAAGCATTGGTGCAGGCTAATAAGCAATTCGACTGGCGCGTGTATCCAGATAAAAATCATGGTATTTATGGAGGTAATACACGCCTACATTTATATACCTTGATGACAGATTTTATTAAAAACAACTTATAA
- a CDS encoding hydroxymethylglutaryl-CoA reductase, degradative, with the protein MTQPISGFSKKTKDAKIEWLLESYFNNSQAAKNTLEQYWNDNEALQQLHDDFIENALTNYYLPFGVAPNFLVNGTLYALPMVIEESSVVAAASNAAKFWLERGGFTAEVISSTKNGQIHIDFYGASETLTDFFTAIKPKLIASIASLQKNMQKRGGGLLDLELLDATHTLEGYYQLHATFETLDAMGANFINSCLEKIAATLEAEAATYKDFTTHKPKVVMSILSNYVPECLVRARVDCKVEDLTHNGISGATFAKDFVRAIAIAKSETRRAVTHNKGIMNGIDAVILATGNDFRAVEAGVHAYASKNGYYSSLTHAKIEEDVFNFWIEIPLALGTVGGLTTLHPLVKFALQLLQQPSARDLMQLVAVAGLAQNFAAVKSLVTDGIQKGHMKMHLMNILNQVEATSEEKQKAIIHFKTTAVSHSAVVNFITALRT; encoded by the coding sequence ATGACACAACCCATTTCCGGCTTTTCAAAAAAAACAAAAGATGCGAAAATCGAGTGGCTCCTAGAGTCATACTTTAACAATAGCCAAGCTGCCAAAAACACATTAGAACAGTATTGGAATGACAATGAAGCCCTACAACAGCTGCATGACGACTTTATTGAAAATGCATTAACCAACTACTATTTACCCTTTGGTGTTGCTCCTAATTTTCTTGTGAATGGCACTTTATACGCTCTTCCCATGGTGATTGAAGAAAGTTCTGTAGTAGCGGCAGCAAGTAACGCAGCTAAATTTTGGTTAGAACGTGGAGGATTTACCGCCGAGGTAATTTCTAGTACTAAAAACGGACAAATACACATCGATTTTTATGGTGCTTCGGAAACGTTAACTGATTTTTTTACAGCTATAAAACCGAAACTCATCGCTAGTATTGCCAGTCTTCAAAAAAACATGCAAAAAAGGGGTGGCGGACTCCTAGATCTAGAGTTATTAGATGCCACGCATACCTTAGAAGGGTATTATCAACTTCACGCAACTTTTGAAACTTTAGACGCTATGGGCGCTAACTTTATTAATAGTTGTTTAGAAAAAATTGCTGCAACCCTGGAAGCCGAGGCGGCAACCTATAAAGACTTTACCACGCATAAGCCGAAAGTAGTGATGAGTATTTTATCTAACTATGTACCAGAATGCCTGGTAAGAGCTAGAGTAGATTGCAAGGTAGAAGACCTTACACACAACGGTATCTCAGGCGCTACATTTGCTAAAGATTTTGTGCGCGCCATCGCCATCGCCAAATCTGAAACTAGAAGAGCGGTTACACATAACAAAGGCATCATGAATGGCATAGATGCAGTAATTCTCGCTACCGGCAACGACTTTAGAGCTGTAGAAGCTGGTGTACATGCTTACGCCTCAAAAAATGGGTATTACAGTAGTTTAACACATGCCAAGATTGAAGAGGACGTATTTAATTTTTGGATTGAAATTCCGTTAGCATTGGGGACTGTTGGCGGACTCACAACATTACATCCTTTGGTGAAATTTGCACTACAATTGTTACAACAACCTTCGGCAAGAGACCTTATGCAGTTGGTAGCGGTAGCTGGGTTGGCTCAAAATTTTGCTGCTGTTAAATCGTTGGTCACCGATGGTATTCAGAAAGGACACATGAAAATGCACTTGATGAATATTCTTAATCAGGTAGAGGCTACTTCCGAAGAAAAGCAAAAAGCAATAATTCACTTTAAAACTACAGCGGTTTCCCATAGTGCAGTTGTAAACTTTATCACAGCACTTCGCACATAA
- a CDS encoding GYDIA family GHMP kinase, giving the protein MKQTFYSNGKLLLTGEYVVLDGAIALALPTKKGQLLEVSPVNQSGICWKSFTSENVCWFETVLDMNVSLPQDADKTTATLYNILYTAKKMNPKFLSEATGYLVETHLQFPQSWGLGSSSTLINSIAQWARVDAFQLLQQSFGGSGYDIAAAQHDFAIFYSLQDGIPKVKKVSLPWDFTESLFFVHLNKKQDSKEGIKRYQNATVSLQQHNKISDLTQKFLLCYTLQDFENLIGAHERIISEIIGLPTVKSSLFSDYDGAIKSLGAWGGDFILATGTKDAMTYFKEKGYHTCIPYAEMIL; this is encoded by the coding sequence TTGAAACAAACCTTTTACAGCAATGGAAAACTACTTCTAACGGGCGAATACGTAGTCCTAGATGGCGCCATTGCCTTGGCATTACCCACAAAAAAAGGGCAACTACTTGAGGTAAGCCCCGTTAACCAATCTGGTATATGTTGGAAAAGCTTTACTTCGGAAAATGTATGTTGGTTTGAAACTGTGTTAGACATGAATGTTTCGCTTCCACAAGATGCAGATAAAACAACAGCAACCCTTTATAACATATTATATACCGCAAAAAAAATGAACCCTAAGTTTCTATCTGAAGCAACAGGCTATTTGGTAGAAACCCACTTACAATTTCCGCAAAGTTGGGGCCTAGGCAGCTCTTCTACTTTAATTAATTCTATTGCACAATGGGCTCGGGTAGACGCGTTTCAACTTTTACAACAATCGTTTGGAGGTAGCGGATACGATATTGCTGCTGCGCAGCACGACTTTGCTATTTTTTACAGCCTACAAGATGGTATCCCAAAAGTGAAAAAAGTATCGCTTCCTTGGGATTTTACCGAATCTCTTTTTTTTGTACACCTTAACAAAAAGCAAGACAGCAAAGAAGGAATTAAGCGTTACCAAAATGCAACGGTTTCGCTACAGCAGCACAATAAAATTAGTGATCTTACGCAAAAGTTTCTCCTGTGTTATACACTCCAGGATTTTGAAAATTTAATCGGCGCACACGAACGTATTATTTCAGAAATAATAGGGTTACCAACAGTTAAAAGCTCTTTATTCTCCGACTATGATGGTGCAATTAAAAGTTTAGGCGCTTGGGGTGGCGACTTTATACTTGCAACAGGCACTAAAGATGCAATGACATACTTTAAAGAAAAAGGGTATCACACATGTATTCCCTATGCTGAAATGATTCTATAA
- a CDS encoding peptidylprolyl isomerase, whose protein sequence is MAVLNKIRQRSVFLIIIIALALFSFVLADVLRNGGFSSDKSVSTVATVNGVELDRVDFMNKVEAQQKQLPATAPPGQALNAVYDREVKRVLLEEQYETLGLTVQEDQLNDALSTYLSGNPTFQNEAGQFSQAKLDEYVASIRTNRQASQQWDDYIKSTKTAVLEETYFNLVTAGLVSTLADGEQEYRYQNDKINLEYAFVPFTKIADEEVPVSDSEIEAYIKSHQKEYEVAPQVDIQYISISEAASQQDIEDAELKIEKLLNERVEFNELTKQNDTIAGFRNTADIAGFVNANSENPYQDRWMFKKDIPASIKDTIYNLEVGEIYGPYKVDNTLNLSKVVAARQLPDSAKVRHILIPIGLSQADSITRTKEQAKVTADSLYNILKGNKGKFTGFVKDMSSDIASVGNDGVYDYFPYNQMVPAFRDFSFEKNVGDMGVVETRFGYHIVDVLGQKDKQRVIKVATITQDIEASEQTLNTVFSEATTFELDAQKGDFIEVAKAAGYSAKPVNKIGELDATIPGVGNNRAIVKWAFEEETEVGDIKRFSVSDGYVVAQLTRKNPKGLMSIAEASPRITPILRKEKKAAKIKETITGTTLQEVAASQGVTVQTATAVTMAAPTIPGAGNEPAVVGVAFGKKAGEETDVLVGENGVYKLRVLALNPAPALENYAAFANQLNAQVTPTVNTNVYNALKEAAEIEDNRKNFF, encoded by the coding sequence ATGGCAGTTTTAAATAAAATTAGACAACGTTCAGTTTTCTTGATCATCATTATTGCATTAGCGTTATTCTCTTTTGTCTTAGCAGATGTATTACGTAACGGTGGGTTTTCTTCAGATAAATCGGTTAGCACAGTAGCTACGGTGAACGGTGTAGAGTTAGACCGTGTAGATTTCATGAACAAGGTAGAAGCGCAGCAAAAACAACTGCCAGCAACTGCACCTCCAGGACAAGCACTTAATGCAGTATACGACCGTGAAGTAAAGCGCGTGTTGTTAGAAGAGCAGTACGAAACCCTAGGTTTAACGGTTCAAGAAGATCAGTTAAACGATGCGTTAAGCACATACTTATCTGGGAATCCTACATTTCAAAATGAGGCTGGACAATTTAGTCAAGCAAAATTAGACGAGTATGTTGCTAGTATCCGTACAAACCGTCAGGCATCTCAGCAGTGGGACGATTATATTAAGAGCACAAAGACTGCTGTTTTAGAAGAAACTTATTTTAATTTAGTTACGGCTGGATTGGTTTCAACTTTGGCAGATGGAGAGCAAGAATATCGCTACCAGAACGACAAAATTAATTTAGAGTACGCCTTTGTTCCGTTTACTAAAATAGCAGATGAAGAAGTGCCAGTAAGTGATTCTGAAATTGAGGCTTACATTAAGAGTCATCAAAAAGAGTATGAAGTAGCACCACAGGTAGATATTCAATATATCAGTATTTCTGAAGCTGCTTCTCAGCAGGATATTGAAGATGCAGAGCTAAAAATTGAGAAGTTACTTAACGAAAGAGTTGAATTTAACGAACTTACAAAACAGAACGATACTATAGCTGGTTTTAGAAACACAGCAGACATAGCAGGTTTTGTAAATGCTAATTCTGAAAACCCGTACCAAGATCGTTGGATGTTTAAGAAAGATATTCCAGCGTCTATTAAAGACACTATTTATAATTTGGAAGTAGGTGAAATTTACGGACCTTACAAAGTAGATAACACATTAAACTTAAGTAAAGTTGTTGCGGCACGTCAGTTACCAGACTCAGCAAAAGTTCGCCATATCTTGATACCAATTGGGTTAAGTCAGGCAGATAGTATAACACGAACTAAAGAGCAAGCAAAAGTTACTGCAGATAGTTTGTATAACATCCTTAAAGGTAACAAAGGTAAATTTACAGGGTTTGTAAAAGATATGTCTTCAGATATCGCTAGTGTTGGAAACGATGGGGTATATGACTATTTCCCATACAACCAAATGGTACCAGCATTTAGAGATTTCTCTTTCGAAAAAAATGTAGGAGATATGGGTGTTGTTGAAACACGTTTTGGATATCACATTGTTGATGTATTAGGACAGAAAGACAAGCAAAGAGTGATTAAGGTTGCTACTATTACACAAGATATTGAAGCAAGTGAGCAAACATTAAATACCGTGTTTAGTGAGGCAACTACTTTTGAGTTGGATGCACAAAAAGGTGACTTTATTGAAGTGGCAAAGGCCGCTGGATATAGTGCAAAACCAGTGAATAAGATAGGGGAGTTAGATGCTACAATTCCAGGTGTTGGAAATAACAGAGCAATCGTTAAATGGGCGTTTGAAGAAGAAACGGAAGTAGGTGACATTAAGAGGTTTAGTGTTTCTGATGGTTATGTAGTTGCGCAACTTACTCGTAAAAACCCTAAAGGGTTGATGAGTATTGCTGAAGCTTCGCCTAGAATTACACCAATTCTACGCAAGGAGAAAAAAGCTGCCAAGATTAAAGAGACAATTACTGGAACAACCTTACAAGAGGTTGCAGCTAGCCAAGGGGTAACAGTGCAAACGGCTACCGCAGTTACAATGGCTGCTCCAACTATACCAGGTGCTGGAAATGAGCCGGCTGTTGTAGGTGTAGCTTTTGGAAAGAAAGCTGGTGAAGAAACAGATGTGCTTGTTGGAGAAAATGGAGTTTATAAATTGAGAGTTTTGGCTTTAAACCCTGCTCCAGCTTTAGAGAACTATGCTGCTTTTGCAAATCAGTTAAATGCGCAAGTAACACCAACAGTGAATACGAACGTATATAACGCCCTTAAAGAGGCTGCAGAGATTGAAGACAATAGAAAGAATTTCTTCTAG
- a CDS encoding hemolysin family protein, producing the protein MDYTVIIIIASLLFSAFFSGMEIAYVSSNKIHIEIEKKQNDFLAKVLQKITARPSKFIATMLVGNNIALVVYGFFMGDLLMEYVKIDGVPGLLVQTLISTIVILLTAEFLPKVFFQIYANSLVKIFAVPAYLFYVMFSVISEFIIWISDLVLKVLFKTEGDSVQLTFSKVELGNYISEQMETVETQDEIDSEIQIFQNALDFSEIKAREVMIPRTEVVGVDIATTPKDLSKMFTETGLSKIIVFRDNIDDVMGYAHSFELFKKPPTLKKILMPVIFVPETMLAKDVLNILTRKHRSMAVVIDEYGGTSGIITVEDIIEELFGEIEDEHDSVVLIEEELGVNHFKFSARLEVDYINETYKLSLPESETYETLGGMIVHVTQQIPQQGESIEIEDFQITILEVSNTKIELVELQAKEEN; encoded by the coding sequence TTGGACTATACCGTTATCATCATTATTGCTTCCTTACTGTTTTCAGCCTTCTTTTCGGGTATGGAGATTGCGTATGTGTCTTCCAATAAAATACATATTGAAATAGAGAAGAAGCAAAACGATTTTCTAGCAAAAGTGTTGCAGAAAATTACGGCTAGACCCTCAAAGTTTATCGCTACTATGTTAGTGGGAAACAATATTGCGCTGGTAGTATATGGCTTTTTTATGGGCGATTTACTCATGGAGTACGTCAAAATTGATGGTGTGCCAGGTCTTTTGGTGCAGACATTAATCTCTACCATAGTGATATTGCTAACAGCAGAATTTTTACCAAAGGTTTTCTTTCAGATTTATGCCAATAGCTTGGTCAAAATATTTGCGGTGCCTGCTTATTTATTCTACGTTATGTTCTCTGTAATTTCAGAATTTATAATTTGGATTTCAGATTTGGTGCTCAAGGTATTGTTTAAGACCGAAGGCGATTCTGTGCAGCTTACATTCAGTAAAGTGGAGTTGGGCAATTATATAAGTGAACAGATGGAGACGGTAGAAACTCAAGATGAAATAGATAGTGAAATTCAGATATTTCAGAATGCATTAGATTTTTCAGAAATAAAGGCACGTGAGGTAATGATTCCGCGAACCGAAGTAGTTGGAGTAGATATAGCAACAACACCAAAAGACTTGTCTAAGATGTTTACTGAAACAGGCTTGTCTAAAATTATTGTCTTTAGAGATAATATAGACGATGTCATGGGGTATGCGCACTCTTTCGAACTTTTTAAAAAGCCTCCTACGTTAAAGAAGATACTAATGCCAGTTATTTTTGTACCAGAGACTATGCTGGCCAAAGATGTACTTAATATTTTAACTCGAAAGCATCGTAGTATGGCAGTGGTTATCGATGAATATGGAGGAACATCAGGTATTATTACTGTAGAAGATATTATTGAAGAACTTTTCGGCGAAATTGAAGACGAGCATGATAGCGTAGTTTTAATTGAAGAAGAGTTAGGGGTTAATCACTTTAAATTTTCAGCAAGATTAGAAGTAGATTATATTAACGAAACGTATAAACTAAGCCTTCCAGAAAGTGAAACGTACGAGACTTTAGGTGGGATGATTGTGCACGTAACCCAGCAAATACCACAACAAGGAGAATCTATAGAGATTGAAGATTTCCAGATTACCATCTTAGAGGTGTCTAACACCAAAATTGAATTAGTAGAATTACAAGCAAAGGAAGAAAACTAG
- the lptC gene encoding LPS export ABC transporter periplasmic protein LptC, producing MNNILYMLKSVIAISFVITLFSCEGNYDKVQKLTMGDNLPFAEGKGVNMKYTDSGAVVANLRAPEFLDYGNFEFPYKEFPKGVELFFWEEGKLSTVVSDYAIQYENTGLVDLRKNVVVVTSDSVVLKADQLYWDQTREWVFTDQPYQIILKDGSVNNGASFDSSQDFTTFISRNNQGVQLIDKTATTNDQ from the coding sequence ATGAATAACATACTTTATATGTTGAAAAGCGTGATAGCGATAAGTTTCGTTATCACGCTTTTTTCATGTGAAGGAAATTACGATAAGGTTCAGAAACTTACCATGGGAGATAACCTTCCTTTTGCTGAAGGTAAAGGGGTTAACATGAAATATACAGATTCTGGGGCTGTTGTGGCTAACTTAAGGGCTCCCGAGTTTTTAGACTATGGAAATTTCGAATTTCCGTACAAAGAATTTCCCAAAGGAGTTGAGTTGTTTTTCTGGGAAGAGGGCAAATTAAGTACGGTAGTTTCAGATTATGCCATTCAATATGAAAACACAGGCTTGGTAGATCTCCGTAAGAATGTAGTGGTGGTAACAAGCGATAGTGTGGTGTTAAAAGCAGACCAACTGTATTGGGATCAGACACGAGAGTGGGTGTTTACCGATCAGCCCTATCAGATTATTTTAAAAGACGGTTCTGTGAATAATGGCGCAAGTTTCGACTCCAGTCAAGATTTTACTACCTTTATATCGCGTAACAATCAAGGCGTACAACTTATAGATAAAACTGCAACAACGAATGACCAATAA
- a CDS encoding outer membrane protein transport protein, which produces MLRNLFIVFILLGIGVSQAQEGTTSPYSFYGIGTLKFKGTAENRAMGGISTYTDSIHLSLQNPAGVADLKLVNFTVGASHKRVGLSTETQNESASTTSLDYIAVGVPMGKFGASFGLIPYTAVGYQLENTDAASTTQYTGSGGLNKAFLNLAYKINDNFSVGIDGNYNFGNIENNATARQTDIQYSTREENRSDLLGFSVNLGVAYKKQLKNGLTLSTMLSYTPETKFDSENSRTIATLLEIDSGAEVVIDSRDIAVSDTDFTFPSQWTLGAGLGENKKWFLGAEYTDQKTSNFTNRTFNITNVEFKDASKYRVGGYYIPNYNSIGNYWQRVVYRGGFRFEETGINVNGQDINEFGISFGVGLPVGRLFSNVNLGFEIGSRGTKDFGLVKENFFNTFLSFSLNDRWFEKRYYE; this is translated from the coding sequence ATGTTAAGAAATTTATTTATCGTATTTATTCTCCTCGGTATAGGAGTCTCACAAGCCCAAGAAGGGACTACATCGCCCTACTCATTTTACGGAATAGGAACCCTGAAATTTAAAGGTACGGCAGAAAACCGAGCCATGGGGGGTATTAGTACGTATACAGATAGTATTCACTTAAGTCTTCAGAATCCGGCGGGTGTTGCAGATTTAAAATTAGTAAACTTTACTGTTGGTGCAAGTCACAAACGTGTAGGTCTGTCTACAGAAACACAAAATGAAAGCGCATCAACAACATCTCTAGACTACATAGCTGTGGGTGTTCCAATGGGTAAGTTTGGGGCAAGTTTTGGGTTAATACCATATACTGCGGTAGGATATCAACTAGAAAATACAGATGCGGCTAGTACCACACAATATACCGGATCAGGAGGTCTTAACAAGGCTTTTCTAAACTTGGCGTATAAAATTAACGACAACTTTAGTGTTGGTATTGATGGTAACTATAACTTTGGAAATATAGAAAATAATGCCACGGCACGACAAACCGATATACAATACAGTACTCGAGAAGAAAACAGGAGTGATTTATTGGGCTTTAGTGTAAATCTTGGGGTGGCGTACAAAAAGCAATTAAAAAATGGATTGACGCTTTCAACCATGCTTAGTTATACGCCAGAAACGAAATTCGATTCTGAAAATAGTAGAACAATCGCTACGTTGCTAGAAATAGACTCGGGTGCCGAAGTGGTTATTGATAGTCGCGATATAGCGGTAAGTGATACTGATTTTACCTTTCCTTCCCAATGGACATTAGGCGCAGGTCTTGGGGAGAATAAAAAATGGTTCTTAGGAGCTGAGTATACTGACCAAAAAACAAGTAATTTTACAAATCGCACCTTTAATATTACTAATGTTGAATTTAAAGATGCTAGTAAGTATAGAGTTGGGGGGTATTATATTCCTAATTACAATTCTATTGGAAACTACTGGCAACGTGTAGTTTATAGAGGTGGGTTTAGATTTGAGGAAACAGGTATAAATGTGAACGGGCAGGATATTAATGAGTTTGGCATATCTTTTGGAGTTGGATTACCTGTAGGGAGATTATTCTCTAATGTAAATCTCGGTTTTGAGATTGGCTCACGTGGAACAAAAGACTTCGGTCTTGTTAAAGAAAACTTTTTTAATACGTTCTTGAGTTTTTCTCTAAACGACAGATGGTTTGAAAAACGATACTATGAATAA
- a CDS encoding type III pantothenate kinase, whose translation MNLIIDVGNTRIKLAIFKNGALEHMVRSSKEEVVEALETLLKEYPQLNRAIVSSVGTFPEAAMQLLASRLKVIELTSETRVPFVNDYGTPKTLGVDRIALVSAAAVQFPKKNVLVIDAGSCITYDFLTHENHYIGGAISPGVAMRYKALHTFTANLPLLKPTLPIQTIGNSTETSMQSGVLFGVVQEIHGYLAFYREKYPELTIILTGGDAHLLRDSLKNSIFANPNFLLEGLLHILQHNT comes from the coding sequence ATGAACTTAATTATAGACGTTGGTAATACACGTATTAAACTCGCTATTTTTAAAAATGGCGCGTTAGAACATATGGTGCGTAGCTCTAAAGAGGAAGTTGTTGAAGCGTTGGAAACTTTATTAAAAGAATACCCGCAACTAAATAGGGCTATTGTTTCTTCTGTGGGCACTTTTCCTGAAGCAGCCATGCAATTGCTTGCTAGTAGGCTAAAGGTGATAGAACTTACTTCAGAAACAAGGGTTCCGTTTGTAAATGATTATGGTACACCAAAAACATTAGGAGTAGACAGAATTGCTCTAGTAAGTGCTGCTGCAGTTCAGTTTCCGAAGAAAAATGTGCTTGTTATCGATGCGGGAAGTTGTATTACATACGATTTCTTAACTCATGAAAACCATTATATTGGTGGAGCTATCTCACCAGGAGTAGCTATGAGATATAAGGCCTTGCATACGTTTACAGCAAATTTGCCGTTACTTAAACCTACACTACCCATACAAACCATTGGCAACAGTACAGAAACCTCTATGCAGAGTGGAGTTCTCTTTGGTGTTGTGCAGGAAATACACGGATATTTAGCGTTTTATCGAGAAAAATATCCAGAATTAACAATTATTTTAACAGGAGGAGATGCTCATTTGTTGCGAGATAGCCTAAAAAATAGCATCTTTGCCAACCCCAATTTTTTGTTGGAAGGCTTGCTCCATATTTTACAACATAACACATAA